Proteins found in one Corynebacterium freneyi genomic segment:
- a CDS encoding COX15/CtaA family protein — translation MSDADRNLPLSFLPLPTIAQQRIIALLVVIAQAGIAVTGSVVRVTGSGLGCDSWPQCHPGSFTPVPGAAPALHQAIEFGNRLLSFVLVALTLALFLAVVRAGRRKAIVVLAFLNGLGVIVQAIIGGISVKVDLKWYAVALHFLPSMLLVWLAGMVYVKIQEPDDGHEVRTYAKPLRMLAAGTGIALAGTLVTGTMVTGAGPHAGDADVLPEDRLQLPIIELSHVHAGFMYLYLGLAIGLVFGLIALNAEPALRKLGWWLVGLIVAQAAVGMVQYWAGVPEALVPVHVAGSGALTAVTAIVWQLGWRHAGGTATATGSPAGDAEHNSATAKVAA, via the coding sequence GTGAGCGACGCCGACCGTAATCTCCCCTTGTCCTTCCTGCCTTTGCCGACGATCGCCCAGCAGCGGATCATCGCCCTGCTGGTGGTCATCGCCCAAGCCGGCATCGCGGTCACCGGTTCCGTGGTCCGCGTGACCGGTTCGGGCCTCGGCTGCGATTCGTGGCCGCAGTGCCACCCGGGCAGCTTCACCCCGGTTCCGGGGGCGGCGCCCGCCCTGCACCAGGCGATCGAGTTCGGCAACCGACTGCTGAGCTTCGTTCTCGTCGCGCTGACGCTGGCGCTGTTCCTCGCGGTGGTTCGCGCCGGCCGGCGCAAGGCGATCGTCGTGCTGGCGTTCCTCAATGGTTTGGGCGTCATCGTTCAGGCGATCATCGGCGGCATTTCGGTGAAAGTCGACCTGAAGTGGTACGCCGTCGCGCTGCACTTCCTGCCCTCGATGCTGCTGGTGTGGCTGGCGGGCATGGTCTACGTCAAGATCCAGGAACCCGACGACGGCCATGAGGTGCGCACCTACGCCAAGCCGCTGCGCATGCTCGCCGCGGGCACCGGCATCGCCCTGGCCGGCACGCTGGTCACCGGCACCATGGTCACCGGTGCGGGTCCGCACGCGGGCGACGCCGACGTGCTGCCGGAGGATCGCCTGCAGCTGCCCATCATCGAGCTGTCGCACGTCCACGCCGGTTTCATGTACCTGTACCTCGGCCTGGCCATCGGCCTGGTCTTCGGGCTCATCGCGCTCAACGCCGAGCCGGCGCTGCGCAAGCTCGGCTGGTGGCTGGTGGGACTCATCGTCGCGCAGGCCGCCGTCGGCATGGTCCAGTACTGGGCCGGGGTGCCCGAGGCCCTCGTGCCGGTCCACGTCGCCGGTTCCGGTGCCCTGACCGCCGTCACCGCCATCGTGTGGCAGTTGGGGTGGCGCCACGCCGGCGGCACCGCCACGGCGACCGGCTCCCCCGCCGGCGACGCCGAGCACA